From Nitrobacter sp. NHB1, a single genomic window includes:
- a CDS encoding efflux RND transporter periplasmic adaptor subunit, with protein sequence MLSHPSFSRFSRFSRSPRYLPLVLVVLPALALGGCNESAAEKAEPARPVLTATVHYEAETPDRSFVGTIKPRIETDMGFRVPGKVAKRLVEVGQIVQVGQPLATLDEVDLKLQAEQALAELGAAKGVLAQAAAAETRAKELRAKGWSTDAQLDQARAAADEARARLNRAQRSVELTKNSLSYATLTSDTHGVVTATLVDAGQVVAAGQGAIRIARLGEKEAVVAIPETLIGRAKTGAASVSLWSEPGKTYTAKLREIAPTADPATRTYLAKFSLPDADDKVSLGMTATLTLADAATARVARVPLSALFSQGGPSSLYVVDDKGDVALKPVTVKSYESDDVIITGGVDEGAKVVALGVQKLDPAQKVRVVSSLSF encoded by the coding sequence ATGCTGTCTCATCCCTCTTTCTCCCGGTTTTCCAGGTTCTCTCGGTCTCCCAGATATTTGCCGCTCGTTCTGGTCGTCCTTCCGGCGCTGGCGCTGGGGGGCTGCAATGAATCGGCCGCCGAGAAAGCCGAGCCGGCCCGCCCCGTTCTGACCGCCACCGTGCATTACGAGGCGGAAACGCCAGACCGCAGCTTCGTCGGCACCATCAAGCCGCGGATCGAGACCGACATGGGTTTCCGGGTGCCCGGCAAGGTCGCGAAGCGTCTCGTCGAGGTCGGCCAGATCGTCCAGGTCGGCCAGCCGCTCGCCACCCTCGATGAAGTCGATCTCAAGTTGCAGGCCGAGCAGGCGCTGGCGGAATTGGGCGCGGCCAAAGGCGTGCTGGCGCAGGCCGCCGCCGCCGAAACGCGCGCGAAGGAATTGCGCGCGAAGGGTTGGAGCACGGATGCTCAACTCGATCAGGCCAGGGCCGCCGCCGACGAGGCGCGGGCGCGGCTGAACCGCGCGCAGCGCTCGGTCGAACTGACCAAAAACTCTTTGTCCTATGCGACGCTGACCTCCGACACCCACGGCGTGGTGACTGCGACGTTGGTCGATGCCGGGCAGGTGGTTGCCGCGGGTCAGGGCGCGATCCGCATCGCGCGCCTCGGCGAAAAGGAAGCGGTGGTCGCAATTCCGGAAACGTTGATCGGCCGCGCCAAGACTGGCGCCGCGAGCGTGTCGCTGTGGTCGGAGCCCGGCAAAACCTATACGGCGAAACTGCGCGAGATCGCGCCGACCGCCGATCCCGCGACCCGGACCTACCTCGCCAAGTTCTCGCTGCCGGACGCCGACGACAAGGTGTCGCTCGGCATGACGGCGACGCTGACGCTCGCCGACGCCGCCACCGCGCGTGTGGCGCGGGTGCCGCTGTCGGCGCTGTTCAGCCAGGGCGGTCCGTCGTCGCTCTATGTCGTCGATGACAAAGGCGACGTCGCGCTGAAGCCGGTCACTGTCAAATCCTACGAGAGCGACGACGTCATCATCACCGGCGGTGTTGACGAGGGTGCCAAGGTGGTCGCGCTCGGCGTCCAGAAGCTCGATCCGGCGCAGAAGGTGCGTGTCGTGTCGTCGCTGTCGTTCTGA
- a CDS encoding methyl-accepting chemotaxis protein, whose translation MKAKISVTLPAIVSALVVIGALSAGMAAYQAYEQRQKSEAFLEVNHISQLLLRSAGQWAIERGLTNAPLKSPDALPAELRPRIMSTRQTADHAFSEAAQLLHGIPAMKSAETQISEAESTFQAFVGFRTRLDENLPKRGSERSPEVVEGFSPAITKLIDVSGNKLRLTLETLTRPPTAALTQLVSLRNLTAEMAENAGRERAFLGGMVGSRAKLTTSGFQKIAGFRGIVELAWETILPIRMRADLPKKVDNAIADVEKDYFQVYGQTRDGVLATAETGEYNISGNDYVARATTAINSILRLADAVGEAADQEAAKEAANNGSKLLISGLILLGCIILALVSFWIAFSRILRPLSALTGAMGELAKGNFGVALPGLDRQDEMGDMARAVETFKVKAEQKARDEAEAKMQQDQLAAQQRKADMHRLADSFEAAVGEVIQTVSSAATQLEGSATSLTRTAEQTHQLSSAVAAASEEATVNVQSVASASEEMAASVNEISRQVQEASRIASDAAQKAHSADQRITSLSQASAKIGDVIELISTIASQTNLLALNATIEAARAGEAGRGFAVVASEVKALAEQTAKATAEIGQQIASIQTATDDSVVNVKEIGVVIGRIAEISATIASAVEEQASATQEISRNVQQAAAGTSEVSSNIIEVSNGASETGSASSQALAAAKTLAGNTDRLKLEVEKFLTTVRAA comes from the coding sequence ATGAAGGCGAAGATCAGCGTTACTCTGCCTGCAATCGTCTCTGCGCTCGTGGTGATAGGCGCCCTTTCCGCCGGAATGGCGGCCTATCAGGCTTACGAACAGCGGCAGAAATCCGAAGCATTTCTCGAAGTGAACCACATCTCGCAATTGCTGTTGCGAAGCGCAGGGCAATGGGCGATCGAGCGCGGGCTTACGAATGCGCCGCTGAAGTCGCCCGATGCCCTACCTGCTGAACTCCGCCCCCGGATCATGAGCACGCGGCAAACCGCCGACCACGCATTTTCAGAGGCTGCTCAACTGCTGCACGGGATCCCGGCGATGAAATCTGCAGAGACGCAGATCTCGGAGGCCGAGAGCACGTTCCAGGCGTTCGTCGGCTTTCGTACCAGGCTCGATGAGAATCTTCCCAAACGGGGATCGGAACGCAGCCCGGAGGTCGTTGAGGGCTTCTCGCCGGCAATCACCAAGCTGATCGACGTCTCCGGCAACAAGCTGCGACTGACGTTGGAAACGCTGACGCGTCCGCCGACTGCGGCTCTAACGCAACTGGTCAGCTTGCGCAATTTGACGGCGGAGATGGCCGAGAACGCCGGAAGGGAACGTGCATTCCTCGGAGGAATGGTTGGCTCTCGCGCCAAGCTCACAACGAGCGGCTTTCAGAAGATTGCCGGTTTCCGCGGAATAGTTGAGTTAGCATGGGAAACAATCTTACCAATCCGAATGCGAGCCGACTTGCCGAAAAAGGTCGATAATGCGATCGCGGACGTCGAGAAGGATTATTTCCAGGTCTACGGCCAGACACGCGACGGCGTGCTCGCGACAGCCGAGACGGGTGAGTACAACATCAGCGGCAACGACTATGTCGCGCGGGCGACCACCGCGATCAATTCGATCCTTCGGCTGGCCGATGCGGTCGGTGAAGCTGCCGACCAGGAAGCTGCCAAGGAAGCCGCAAACAACGGGTCCAAACTGCTCATCTCCGGATTGATATTGCTCGGCTGTATCATCCTGGCGCTGGTCAGCTTCTGGATTGCGTTCTCGCGAATCCTGCGACCGCTGTCTGCGCTGACGGGCGCGATGGGTGAACTTGCAAAAGGCAATTTTGGCGTAGCCTTGCCCGGACTCGACCGCCAGGACGAAATGGGCGATATGGCGCGGGCGGTCGAGACCTTCAAAGTCAAGGCCGAGCAGAAAGCGCGCGACGAAGCGGAAGCCAAGATGCAGCAGGATCAACTTGCTGCCCAGCAGCGCAAGGCGGACATGCACAGGCTCGCCGACAGTTTCGAGGCGGCGGTCGGCGAAGTGATCCAGACGGTATCCTCGGCAGCAACCCAACTCGAAGGCTCGGCGACCTCCCTGACCCGCACAGCCGAACAGACCCACCAGCTTTCCTCCGCTGTGGCCGCGGCCTCCGAGGAAGCAACGGTCAACGTTCAGTCCGTGGCCTCGGCCAGCGAGGAGATGGCGGCGTCCGTCAACGAAATCAGCCGGCAGGTCCAGGAAGCCTCGAGAATCGCGAGCGACGCGGCGCAAAAGGCGCATAGCGCCGACCAGCGGATCACTTCGCTGTCGCAGGCATCCGCCAAGATCGGCGACGTGATTGAACTCATCAGCACGATTGCCAGCCAGACCAACCTGTTGGCGCTCAATGCCACGATCGAGGCCGCCCGCGCAGGCGAGGCAGGCCGCGGCTTCGCGGTGGTGGCGTCCGAGGTGAAGGCCTTGGCCGAGCAAACCGCCAAGGCGACCGCCGAAATCGGTCAGCAGATCGCAAGCATTCAGACGGCGACGGATGATTCCGTCGTTAACGTGAAGGAGATTGGCGTTGTCATCGGCAGGATCGCGGAGATTTCCGCGACGATCGCCTCGGCAGTCGAAGAACAAGCGTCTGCAACTCAGGAGATATCACGCAACGTCCAGCAGGCCGCGGCCGGAACCTCGGAAGTTTCCTCCAATATCATCGAGGTCAGCAACGGAGCGTCCGAAACAGGTAGCGCCTCTTCACAGGCTCTGGCAGCGGCAAAGACCCTGGCCGGCAATACCGATCGCCTCAAGCTTGAGGTCGAAAAATTCCTCACAACGGTCAGAGCCGCCTAA
- a CDS encoding CsbD family protein, whose product MGSTTDKIKGAANEAIGKAKQGVGEAVGSDKLRGEGAMQEMKGKGQKALGDAKEATKDAADKAADAVNKKL is encoded by the coding sequence ATGGGTTCCACCACCGACAAGATCAAGGGTGCCGCCAACGAAGCGATCGGCAAGGCGAAGCAGGGTGTCGGCGAAGCCGTCGGATCCGACAAGTTGCGCGGTGAAGGCGCGATGCAGGAAATGAAGGGCAAAGGCCAGAAAGCGCTTGGCGACGCCAAGGAAGCGACCAAGGACGCTGCGGACAAGGCGGCGGACGCGGTCAACAAGAAGCTTTGA
- the trhO gene encoding oxygen-dependent tRNA uridine(34) hydroxylase TrhO, whose product MLKVAALYQFAPLPDFRALREPLRALCAGLSVKGTILLAEEGINGTVAGMPDAIGALIAELQTGTLFSGRLDNLELKFSRTSTMPFARLKVRLKKEIVTLGDPATDPTRAVGIYVEPKDWNDLIAAPDTLLIDTRNAFEVAMGTFEGAVDPQLARFGEFKDFVAQTLDPDRHRRIAMFCTGGIRCEKASSHLLSRGFKEVYHLKGGILKYLEGIPESESRWRGECFVFDDRIALGHGLTESRRAGRLMDGAPGDD is encoded by the coding sequence ATGCTCAAGGTCGCCGCTTTGTACCAATTTGCACCGCTGCCGGATTTTCGTGCGTTGCGCGAGCCGCTGCGCGCGCTCTGCGCCGGGCTTTCCGTCAAAGGCACGATCCTGCTCGCCGAGGAGGGCATCAACGGCACCGTCGCCGGAATGCCGGACGCCATCGGCGCGCTGATCGCAGAGTTGCAAACCGGCACGCTGTTCTCCGGCCGGCTCGACAATCTCGAGCTGAAATTCTCGCGCACCTCGACGATGCCGTTCGCGCGGCTGAAGGTTCGGCTCAAGAAGGAGATCGTGACGCTCGGCGACCCCGCAACCGATCCGACCCGCGCGGTCGGCATCTATGTCGAACCGAAGGACTGGAACGACCTGATCGCTGCGCCCGACACGCTTCTCATCGATACCCGCAATGCCTTCGAGGTGGCGATGGGCACCTTCGAAGGCGCGGTCGATCCGCAACTCGCGCGTTTTGGCGAGTTCAAGGATTTCGTCGCGCAAACGCTCGATCCGGACAGGCATCGCAGGATCGCCATGTTCTGCACCGGCGGCATTCGCTGCGAAAAGGCCAGCTCCCATCTGCTGTCGCGCGGCTTCAAGGAGGTCTATCACCTCAAGGGCGGCATCCTGAAATACCTCGAAGGCATTCCCGAGAGCGAAAGCCGCTGGCGGGGCGAATGTTTTGTGTTCGACGACCGGATCGCGCTCGGTCACGGGCTGACGGAATCCCGACGCGCGGGCCGGCTCATGGACGGAGCGCCCGGCGATGACTGA
- a CDS encoding SlyX family protein — MTDKTFADRIDALEMRLTYQEETIETLNQAVTAQWKQIDALTRQLAELGERVREAEANRPGPANEPPPHY, encoded by the coding sequence ATGACTGACAAGACTTTCGCGGATCGCATCGATGCGCTGGAGATGCGCCTGACCTATCAGGAGGAGACCATCGAAACCCTGAACCAGGCCGTCACCGCGCAGTGGAAGCAGATCGACGCGCTGACGCGGCAGCTCGCCGAGCTCGGCGAGCGCGTGCGGGAGGCCGAAGCCAACCGACCCGGCCCCGCCAACGAGCCACCGCCGCATTATTGA
- a CDS encoding DUF3422 family protein yields MTAEVSIGDGEAARLTPHPLRTAILGELHARPFTALSVPARILHFAFETAGERAQADRVNLAKFCEARGLPVPTFAERHYRVTLGTTVLRWEQHSEFTTYTWELPSQPDGIPFHPAAAALAAPMQLVPQPGPLIVAIDMHVLADGPAVQPPERLFDRNSLALAENSDGAAIYATDFQPDPSGFVRILIVDRKLNPDRAGALAQRVIEIETYRTLALLGLPEAQRLAPSISAVEQRLAEVTDKMRNNGNLADNRHLLDELTALAAEVEAGAAASVFRFGASRAYYEIVQQRLATIGERKVSGLPTWTSFLARRMAPAMRTCVTTEARQENLSFKLSRAANLLRTRVDVELEQQNQELLKSMNARTRMQLRLQTTVEGLSVAAITYYVVSLFGYVAKALHESGMVPVEPGYLTAAFIPVAALSIWSVVRRIRHKHIGRDG; encoded by the coding sequence ATGACCGCGGAAGTCTCGATTGGGGACGGAGAGGCCGCCAGGCTGACGCCGCATCCACTGCGGACCGCGATCCTGGGTGAACTGCATGCGCGGCCGTTCACAGCGCTGTCCGTTCCTGCCCGCATCCTGCATTTCGCGTTCGAGACAGCCGGAGAACGCGCCCAGGCCGACCGCGTCAATCTGGCGAAATTCTGCGAGGCGCGCGGCCTGCCGGTGCCGACCTTTGCCGAGCGGCACTATCGCGTCACGTTGGGTACGACCGTGCTACGATGGGAGCAGCATTCCGAATTCACGACCTATACCTGGGAGCTGCCCTCCCAACCTGACGGAATTCCGTTTCATCCAGCGGCCGCGGCGCTCGCTGCCCCGATGCAGCTCGTGCCGCAACCCGGTCCACTTATTGTCGCCATCGATATGCACGTGCTCGCCGACGGGCCCGCCGTCCAACCGCCGGAGCGGCTGTTCGATCGCAACAGTCTCGCGCTTGCCGAAAACAGCGACGGCGCGGCGATCTACGCCACCGACTTCCAGCCCGATCCGTCCGGCTTCGTGCGAATTCTGATAGTCGACCGCAAACTCAATCCGGATCGCGCCGGCGCGCTGGCGCAACGCGTGATCGAGATCGAGACCTATCGCACTTTGGCTTTGCTCGGCTTGCCGGAAGCGCAGCGGCTCGCGCCTTCGATCAGCGCCGTCGAGCAACGGCTCGCGGAAGTGACCGACAAGATGCGCAACAACGGCAATCTCGCAGACAACCGCCATCTGCTCGACGAATTGACGGCGCTGGCGGCCGAGGTCGAGGCTGGCGCGGCTGCGAGCGTATTCCGCTTCGGCGCCAGCCGCGCCTATTACGAGATCGTGCAGCAGCGGCTGGCGACCATCGGCGAGCGCAAGGTGTCCGGGTTGCCGACGTGGACGTCGTTCCTGGCGCGGCGAATGGCGCCGGCGATGCGGACCTGCGTGACCACCGAGGCGCGTCAGGAGAACCTGTCGTTCAAGCTGTCGCGCGCGGCGAACCTGCTGCGCACGCGTGTCGACGTCGAGCTCGAACAGCAGAATCAGGAACTCTTGAAATCGATGAACGCCCGCACGCGGATGCAGCTCCGGCTGCAGACCACCGTCGAGGGGCTGTCGGTCGCGGCCATCACTTATTATGTGGTCAGCCTGTTCGGCTATGTCGCCAAGGCGCTCCACGAATCCGGGATGGTCCCCGTCGAGCCGGGTTATCTGACTGCGGCCTTCATTCCGGTGGCGGCGCTGTCGATCTGGTCGGTCGTGCGCCGCATTCGCCACAAACATATCGGCCGCGACGGCTGA
- a CDS encoding NAD(P)H-dependent flavin oxidoreductase: MKTAITELFGIQHPIVQGGMHYIGFAELASAVSNAGGLGIITGLTQKTPDLLAKEIVRCRGMTDRPFGVNLTFLPAFTAPPYPEYIQAIVEGGIGIVETAGRNPEQYMPALKTAGIKVIHKCTSVRHALKAEQIGCDAVSVDGFECGGHPGEDDMPNMILLPRAADELRIPFVASGGMADARSLVAALALGAAGMNMGTRFIATKEAPVHDNVKKALIGASELDTRLIMRALRNTERVLNNRKVERLMEIEREKGESLKIGDIIEEVAGVYPKVMIDGDMDAGAWSCGMTVGLIHDVPSCKELIDRIMVDAERIIRRRLTGLLDGKAA; the protein is encoded by the coding sequence GTGAAAACAGCCATCACCGAATTGTTCGGGATCCAGCATCCGATCGTCCAGGGCGGTATGCATTATATCGGCTTCGCGGAGCTGGCTTCCGCGGTCTCGAACGCGGGCGGTCTCGGCATCATCACCGGGCTGACGCAGAAAACGCCGGACCTGTTGGCGAAGGAGATCGTGCGCTGCCGCGGCATGACCGACAGGCCGTTCGGCGTGAATCTGACGTTTCTACCCGCGTTCACCGCGCCGCCGTATCCCGAATATATCCAGGCGATCGTGGAAGGCGGCATCGGGATCGTCGAGACGGCGGGTCGCAACCCGGAGCAGTACATGCCCGCGCTAAAGACCGCCGGCATCAAGGTGATCCACAAATGCACCTCGGTGCGGCACGCGCTGAAAGCGGAACAGATCGGTTGCGATGCGGTCAGCGTCGACGGCTTCGAGTGCGGCGGTCATCCCGGCGAGGACGACATGCCGAACATGATCCTGCTGCCGCGCGCGGCCGACGAACTCAGGATTCCATTTGTGGCTTCGGGCGGCATGGCCGATGCGCGCAGCCTTGTCGCCGCGCTGGCGTTGGGCGCCGCCGGCATGAATATGGGCACGCGCTTCATCGCGACCAAAGAGGCGCCGGTGCATGACAACGTGAAAAAGGCGCTGATCGGGGCTTCCGAACTCGACACCCGGCTGATCATGCGCGCGCTGCGCAACACCGAGCGCGTGCTCAACAACCGCAAGGTCGAGAGACTGATGGAGATCGAACGGGAAAAAGGCGAGAGCCTCAAGATCGGCGACATCATCGAGGAGGTCGCCGGCGTCTATCCCAAGGTGATGATCGACGGCGACATGGATGCCGGCGCGTGGAGCTGCGGCATGACGGTGGGCCTGATCCACGACGTGCCGAGCTGCAAGGAGCTGATCGACCGCATCATGGTCGATGCCGAGCGGATCATCCGCCGGCGCCTGACCGGCCTGCTCGACGGCAAGGCGGCGTAA
- a CDS encoding DUF2478 domain-containing protein, translating into MADADEETMERRPAPQISTGHTDPGLSPIGVVAYDDGLVRDALIAQCAAALAASGYKLGGVVQSNPHREGRRRCDMYVKDLLGGDEVKISFDRGNEARGCRLDQDAFARIDAWIERAVLEHVDLVVINKFGREEAQGRGLRAVIAEALIAGIPLLIGVSTQNLGDFLAFAGDSATRLKPDIEAMTAWCRNAIERRAQDRYEPGLPSVQA; encoded by the coding sequence ATGGCTGATGCAGACGAGGAAACGATGGAGCGGCGTCCTGCTCCCCAAATTTCCACCGGGCATACGGACCCCGGCCTGAGCCCGATCGGGGTCGTCGCTTATGATGACGGTCTTGTCAGGGATGCTCTCATAGCTCAATGCGCAGCCGCTCTCGCCGCCTCCGGTTACAAGCTCGGTGGCGTGGTCCAGTCAAACCCGCACCGTGAAGGCCGGCGTCGATGCGATATGTATGTCAAGGATCTGTTGGGCGGTGACGAGGTCAAGATCTCGTTCGACCGTGGCAACGAAGCGAGGGGCTGCCGGCTCGATCAGGACGCCTTCGCGCGCATCGACGCCTGGATCGAGCGCGCGGTGCTCGAACATGTCGATCTGGTGGTCATCAACAAGTTCGGCAGGGAAGAAGCGCAAGGCCGGGGGCTACGAGCCGTCATTGCCGAGGCCCTGATTGCCGGTATCCCGCTTCTCATCGGCGTTTCCACGCAAAACCTCGGGGACTTTCTGGCCTTCGCCGGAGATTCCGCGACGCGTCTGAAGCCCGACATCGAGGCAATGACGGCTTGGTGCCGGAACGCGATCGAACGCCGGGCTCAGGATCGGTACGAGCCGGGACTGCCGTCCGTGCAGGCATGA